The following coding sequences are from one Luteimonas sp. S4-F44 window:
- a CDS encoding gluconate 2-dehydrogenase subunit 3 family protein, which produces MSQTPSDPAASPSRRRFFKGLTLLPVAAALPGCGGSQDTPVRDYVPTFFNAVEWTFLIAACDRLIPHDEIGPGAVESGVPEFIDRHMQTPYASGAIWYMQGPYLEAPPEFGYQGRLPLRDILRVGMAAVDAHCRQTFEGRTFAQLEHAQQETLLTAAQDGKLELDDISSKVFFSNLLAEVKNGYFSDPVHGGNKGMGAWKMIGYPGMRADYIDWVSVRDRPYPLPPVDLSGRRG; this is translated from the coding sequence ATGTCCCAGACCCCGTCCGATCCCGCGGCCTCGCCGTCGCGCCGCCGTTTCTTCAAGGGGCTGACCTTGCTGCCGGTTGCCGCCGCGCTGCCGGGTTGCGGCGGCTCCCAGGACACGCCCGTGCGCGACTACGTGCCGACATTCTTCAACGCGGTCGAGTGGACGTTCCTCATCGCCGCGTGCGACCGCCTGATCCCGCACGACGAGATTGGCCCCGGTGCGGTGGAGTCGGGCGTGCCCGAGTTCATCGACCGGCACATGCAGACGCCCTACGCCAGCGGCGCGATCTGGTACATGCAGGGCCCGTATCTCGAGGCGCCGCCGGAGTTCGGCTACCAGGGCCGTCTGCCGCTGCGCGACATCCTGCGCGTGGGCATGGCCGCGGTCGATGCGCATTGCAGGCAGACGTTTGAAGGCCGCACCTTCGCGCAGCTCGAGCACGCGCAGCAGGAGACACTGCTGACGGCGGCGCAGGACGGCAAGCTCGAACTCGACGACATCTCGTCGAAGGTCTTCTTCTCCAACCTGCTGGCCGAGGTCAAGAACGGCTACTTCTCCGATCCGGTCCACGGCGGCAACAAGGGCATGGGGGCGTGGAAGATGATCGGCTACCCGGGCATGCGGGCCGACTACATCGACTGGGTGAGCGTGCGAGATCGTCCGTATCCGCTGCCTCCGGTCGACCTGTCGGGCAGGAGGGGCTGA
- a CDS encoding LysR family transcriptional regulator has translation MKLKLDAYTLRLFVAVAQAGSIARAARDAHISPSALSRRIAELEDTLRAPVFIRSPRGLDLTEAGRFVLGHAERINAEIESLVREVAQLGEGELRGHVRLHTNPAGLIGALPERLRRFGERHPQVSLSIVEDDTHRVLRACLEGDADLGVGVSGPVPPGMARWSFVPDAVHVVTLRGHPLAVADGPLTFAQVLDYPVIGYRAGGALDGLVRTHGRRRDPGFHPRLTVGSFDAICRMIESGLGVALMPASALRAYAGSARFASRALDDDWARDRSLDIYALRRSPQPPAVLALIEMLRAAPLDGEVGPAPAA, from the coding sequence ATGAAGCTCAAGCTCGATGCCTACACGCTGCGATTGTTCGTCGCGGTCGCGCAGGCCGGATCGATCGCCCGGGCGGCACGCGATGCACACATCTCGCCGTCGGCGCTGTCTCGCCGTATCGCCGAGCTCGAGGACACGCTGCGCGCGCCGGTGTTCATCCGCTCGCCGCGGGGGCTCGACCTCACGGAGGCGGGACGCTTCGTGCTCGGCCATGCCGAGCGGATCAATGCCGAGATCGAGTCGCTGGTGCGTGAGGTCGCGCAACTGGGCGAGGGCGAGTTGCGCGGCCATGTCCGCCTGCATACCAATCCGGCGGGCCTGATCGGCGCACTGCCCGAGCGCCTGCGCCGGTTCGGCGAACGGCATCCGCAGGTCAGCCTGTCGATCGTCGAGGACGACACCCACCGTGTGCTGCGCGCATGCCTGGAAGGCGATGCCGACCTGGGCGTGGGCGTGTCGGGTCCGGTCCCGCCGGGCATGGCGCGCTGGTCGTTCGTCCCCGACGCGGTGCACGTGGTGACCCTGCGCGGTCACCCGCTGGCGGTCGCCGACGGGCCGCTGACGTTCGCGCAGGTGCTCGACTATCCGGTGATTGGCTACCGCGCCGGCGGCGCGCTCGACGGTCTGGTCAGGACCCACGGGCGTCGCCGCGATCCGGGCTTCCATCCGCGGTTGACCGTCGGTAGCTTCGACGCGATCTGTCGCATGATCGAGTCCGGCCTGGGTGTCGCGCTGATGCCGGCGAGCGCGCTGCGCGCCTATGCCGGCAGTGCGCGCTTCGCGTCGCGTGCATTGGACGACGACTGGGCGCGCGATCGATCGCTCGACATCTACGCGTTGCGTCGCTCGCCGCAACCGCCGGCGGTGCTGGCGTTGATCGAGATGCTGCGCGCCGCGCCGCTGGATGGAGAAGTGGGGCCGGCACCGGCTGCCTGA